One segment of Triticum aestivum cultivar Chinese Spring chromosome 2A, IWGSC CS RefSeq v2.1, whole genome shotgun sequence DNA contains the following:
- the LOC123185078 gene encoding uncharacterized protein, with product MAVSFQKAPSLFPIEPRQYPQNSSMVREKSGAREMDGRNLLGDVGGAARTNQNKTKVIKIAVPVLAMLLLLTTAAVSTTPDDRACLRAYFRRDMFLVFCVFVSTTTGCLLAWMAVMAPTEASRCSYAWATVRCFALLAINLYFALSNLPDVDDAA from the exons ATGGCAGTTTCATTTCAGAAAGCTCCATCGCTATTTCCCATAGAGCCCCGCCAATATCCCCAAAACTCCTCCATGGTTAGGGAAAAGAGTGGTGCTAGAGAGATGGATG GCCGCAATCTGCTGGGTGATGTCGGAGGAGCCGCGAGAACGAACCAGAACAAG ACCAAGGTCATCAAGATAGCGGTGCCGGTGCTGGCCATGCTGCTGCTGCTCACGACGGCGGCTGTCTCCACGACGCCGGACGACCGTGCCTGCCTCCGCGCCTACTTCCGCCGCGACATGTTCCTGGTGTTCTGCGTGTTCGTGAGCACCACAACCGGTTGTCTCCTGGCGTGGATGGCCGTTATGGCGCCGACGGAGGCTTCCCGGTGCTCGTACGCGTGGGCCACCGTCAGGTGCTTCGCGCTTCTTGCCATCAATCTGTACTTCGCTTTGTCCAA CCTCCCGGATGTCGACGATGCTGCCTAG